The Helianthus annuus cultivar XRQ/B chromosome 16, HanXRQr2.0-SUNRISE, whole genome shotgun sequence genome includes a window with the following:
- the LOC110918751 gene encoding lignin-forming anionic peroxidase, whose protein sequence is MASPNIITLIFFLLILCVINNTPCEAQLSSTFYDASCPNALRTIRTSIRTAISRERRMAASIVRLHFHDCFVQGCDASILLDDGPSIISEKNALPNKGSVRGYEVIEAAKSEVEKLCPGVVSCADVLTVAACDASEMVGGPSWSVKLRRRDSTTASLLLAESGALPSFKASLDSLISTFGDNGLSARDMVALSGAHTIGQAQCFLFRDRIYNNGSDIDAGFASTRRRRCPINDGNGNLAPLDLVTPNSFDYNYFKNLIQKKGLLESDPVLFSGGSTDSIVREYSNNPSKFKSDFTAAMVKVSEIRPLTGQEGVIRRICGALP, encoded by the exons ATGGCTTCCCCAAATATTATTACACTTATCTTCTTCTTGCTAATTCTTTGTGTTATAAACAATACACCATGCGAAGCACAGTTATCTTCTACATTCTATGACGCTTCATGTCCCAATGCACTACGTACAATCAGGACATCCATCCGAACAGCCATATCTCGTGAGCGTCGCATGGCAGCTTCCATCGTTCGTCTCCACTTCCACGACTGCTTTGTTCAG GGTTGTGACGCGTCTATCTTGCTAGATGACGGTCCTTCAATCATAAGTGAAAAGAATGCATTGCCTAATAAGGGTTCAGTAAGAGGTTATGAAGTGATAGAGGCAGCAAAATCTGAGGTTGAAAAACTCTGTCCTGGAGTTGTATCATGTGCGGATGTACTAACCGTTGCTGCCTGTGATGCCTCAGAAATGGTTGGTGGTCCATCATGGTCTGTGAAGCTCCGAAGAAGAGACTCAACCACGGCTAGCCTTCTTCTAGCAGAATCCGGTGCTCTTCCTAGTTTCAAAGCATCGCTAGACTCACTTATATCCACCTTTGGTGATAACGGGCTTAGTGCCAGGGACATGGTTGCATTATCAG GAGCTCATACTATTGGACAAGCGCAATGCTTCTTATTCCGTGATAGGATATACAACAACGGATCAGACATTGATGCAGGATTCGCTAGCACCCGTAGACGTCGTTGCCCTATCAACGACGGCAACGGAAATCTTGCACCACTCGATTTAGTGACTCCTAATTCGTTTGATTATAATTACTTCAAGAACTTGATACAAAAGAAGGGTCTTCTTGAGTCTGATCCAGTGTTGTTTAGCGGTGGATCAACAGACAGCATTGTTAGGGAATATAGCAATAATCCTTCAAAGTTCAAGTCGGATTTTACAGCTGCAATGGTGAAGGTGAGTGAAATCAGGCCTTTAACAGGTCAAGAAGGAGTCATACGAAGAATTTGTGGTGCTCTTCCCTAG